The following are encoded in a window of Salinigranum halophilum genomic DNA:
- the pyrE gene encoding orotate phosphoribosyltransferase: protein MPNRELIAALKNADAVRFGEFELSHGGTSDYYVDKYLFETDPDCLQLIAEAFAERVGDTKLAGVALGAVPLVAVTSVETGNPYVVVRKKTKEYGTAKRVEGRFDEGEEVVVLEDIATTGKSALDAVEALREMGAVVDRVLVVVDREEGARELLADHDVELEALVSATDLLADRDADAA, encoded by the coding sequence ATGCCCAACCGAGAACTCATCGCGGCGCTGAAGAACGCCGACGCCGTCCGCTTCGGCGAGTTCGAACTCTCACACGGCGGCACCTCAGACTACTACGTCGACAAGTACCTCTTCGAGACCGACCCCGACTGCCTGCAGCTCATCGCCGAGGCGTTCGCCGAGCGGGTCGGCGACACGAAACTCGCGGGTGTCGCCCTCGGTGCCGTCCCGCTCGTGGCCGTCACGAGCGTCGAGACCGGTAACCCGTACGTCGTCGTCCGCAAGAAGACGAAGGAGTACGGCACCGCAAAGCGCGTCGAGGGACGGTTCGACGAGGGAGAGGAAGTCGTCGTCCTCGAGGACATCGCCACCACCGGAAAGAGCGCGCTCGACGCCGTCGAGGCGCTCCGTGAGATGGGTGCCGTCGTCGACCGCGTCCTCGTGGTCGTCGACCGCGAGGAGGGGGCCCGGGAACTGCTCGCCGACCACGACGTCGAACTGGAGGCGCTCGTCTCCGCGACGGACCTGCTCGCCGACCGCGACGCCGACGCGGCGTAA
- a CDS encoding NAD-dependent epimerase/dehydratase family protein, with protein sequence MTNTVLVTGSTGRIGPIVVDRLADEYHVVGNSRSGGDVGDEHVRGNMTDPGDAYGVLATSDADAVVHLGMLSNPTETPGHTTFLSTVESTYNVLEASEALGVESVVLASSMSALGAGFDPDPVHLEYLPLDEAHPLTPQDPYGLAKQVMEVTADGVGRRADAPTITSLRVPWMPREQEVQAAFVERDRSLDAVRGHESYHAIHNTLFSYLHAEDAADLVACAVDAGHTGHEAVWAAAEDTTVALPTAELVEREYPGVETRRDFEGYESLVSTEKATALLGWEPQRGWRD encoded by the coding sequence GTGACCAACACTGTCCTCGTGACCGGTTCGACCGGTCGCATCGGCCCCATCGTCGTCGACCGCCTCGCAGACGAGTACCACGTCGTCGGCAACTCCCGCTCCGGCGGCGACGTCGGCGACGAACACGTCCGGGGGAATATGACGGACCCCGGCGACGCCTACGGCGTCCTGGCCACGAGCGACGCCGACGCCGTCGTCCACCTCGGGATGCTGTCGAACCCGACGGAGACACCAGGGCACACGACGTTCCTGAGCACCGTCGAGAGCACGTACAACGTCCTCGAGGCGAGCGAAGCGCTCGGGGTCGAGTCGGTCGTCCTCGCATCGAGCATGAGCGCGCTCGGCGCGGGATTCGACCCCGACCCCGTCCACCTGGAGTATCTCCCCCTCGACGAAGCCCACCCGCTCACGCCGCAGGACCCCTACGGCCTCGCCAAGCAGGTCATGGAGGTGACGGCCGACGGTGTCGGACGCCGGGCGGACGCACCCACCATCACCTCACTGCGGGTGCCGTGGATGCCCAGAGAGCAGGAGGTACAGGCGGCGTTCGTCGAGCGCGACCGCTCGCTCGACGCGGTTCGAGGCCACGAGTCGTACCACGCCATCCACAACACGCTCTTTTCGTACCTGCACGCCGAGGATGCCGCCGACCTCGTCGCCTGCGCGGTCGACGCAGGACACACCGGTCACGAGGCCGTCTGGGCGGCCGCCGAAGACACGACGGTCGCCCTCCCGACGGCCGAGTTGGTCGAGCGGGAGTATCCGGGGGTCGAGACCAGGCGTGACTTCGAGGGCTACGAGAGCCTCGTCTCGACGGAGAAGGCGACGGCGTTGCTCGGGTGGGAACCACAGCGGGGTTGGCGCGACTAG
- a CDS encoding CDP-2,3-bis-(O-geranylgeranyl)-sn-glycerol synthase: MVGSLVVGALWAMLPAYVPNNAAVIFGGGRPIDGGRTWGGRRLLGDGKTWRGTLAGTLAGTLLALVLNRAAPVVEGLVGFALPTFPLAVGVALAFGAMLGDIGASFVKRRTGRERGAAFPGLDQLDFVVGALGLAALVAPAWFAATFPPLALVVVLAATPVLHLVTNGIAYLLRLKDEPW; the protein is encoded by the coding sequence ATGGTCGGTTCACTCGTCGTCGGTGCGCTGTGGGCGATGCTGCCCGCGTACGTCCCAAACAACGCGGCCGTCATCTTCGGTGGGGGTCGGCCCATCGACGGGGGACGCACCTGGGGCGGTCGGCGGCTCCTCGGCGACGGCAAGACCTGGCGCGGGACGCTCGCCGGGACACTCGCCGGGACGCTCCTCGCGCTGGTACTGAACCGGGCCGCACCCGTCGTCGAGGGGCTCGTGGGGTTCGCGCTCCCGACCTTTCCGCTCGCCGTCGGCGTCGCGCTCGCGTTCGGTGCGATGCTCGGCGACATCGGAGCCTCGTTCGTCAAACGCCGCACCGGTCGCGAACGCGGGGCGGCGTTCCCCGGCCTGGACCAGCTCGACTTCGTCGTCGGCGCGCTCGGCCTCGCGGCGCTCGTCGCCCCCGCCTGGTTCGCCGCGACCTTCCCTCCCCTGGCGCTCGTCGTCGTCCTCGCCGCCACGCCCGTCTTACACCTCGTGACGAACGGTATCGCCTACCTGTTGCGGCTGAAAGACGAGCCCTGGTGA
- a CDS encoding RNA-guided endonuclease InsQ/TnpB family protein: MLETTRTYRAKIVNHSQVSDDLDDCGHSASKLWNVARYHIQQEWDATGEIPSEADLKRELKDHERYSDLHSQSSQRVLEELAESFTGWFKKRKNGDTDANPPGYRKRGDNHPRSTVTWKQNGIKHDSKHNQLRLSKGFNLKNHRSDFILAEYETRPDVTVENIQQVRAVWNGDRWELHLVCKVEIPVEDAPGDNTAGIDLGISNYLAIAYDDGDAELYPGNVLKQDKHYFTRDEYDTEGKNGPSRRALRARQKLSRRKDHFLHALAKHIVEQCIDHEVGRIAIGDLSQIREDENGESRNWGKRGNKKLHGWEFDRFTTLLEYKAEEHGILVDRVSERDTSKTCSCCGRKRDANRVERGLYVCESCGTTMNADVNGAVNIRRKITQNPPTEDMGNGRLARPAVHLFNQTSGRFAPSEQASCEP; encoded by the coding sequence ATGCTGGAGACAACCCGTACCTATCGAGCGAAAATCGTCAACCACTCTCAGGTGAGTGACGACCTCGATGACTGCGGGCACTCAGCCTCAAAACTGTGGAACGTCGCCCGCTATCACATCCAACAAGAATGGGATGCTACCGGCGAGATTCCGTCCGAAGCCGACCTCAAGCGCGAATTAAAAGACCACGAACGATACAGTGACCTGCATTCTCAGTCAAGTCAGCGAGTTCTTGAAGAGCTTGCTGAGTCGTTCACCGGCTGGTTCAAAAAGCGCAAGAACGGCGACACAGACGCGAATCCCCCCGGATACAGAAAGCGAGGCGACAACCATCCACGCTCCACCGTGACGTGGAAGCAGAACGGCATCAAGCACGATTCCAAGCACAACCAACTCCGTCTGAGCAAAGGCTTCAACCTGAAGAACCACCGCTCGGACTTCATCCTCGCAGAGTACGAGACGCGCCCGGACGTGACCGTGGAGAACATCCAGCAGGTTCGAGCCGTGTGGAACGGCGACCGTTGGGAACTCCACCTCGTCTGCAAGGTCGAGATTCCTGTCGAGGACGCACCCGGTGACAACACCGCTGGAATCGACCTTGGTATCAGCAACTACCTCGCCATCGCCTACGACGACGGTGACGCTGAGTTGTATCCGGGGAACGTCTTGAAGCAGGACAAGCACTACTTCACCCGCGACGAGTACGACACAGAGGGCAAGAACGGCCCCTCGCGTCGTGCGCTTCGTGCTCGACAGAAACTCTCGCGTCGGAAAGACCACTTCCTACACGCTCTCGCCAAACACATCGTTGAGCAGTGCATCGACCACGAGGTCGGTCGCATCGCCATCGGTGACTTGAGCCAGATTCGTGAGGACGAGAACGGTGAGTCTCGGAACTGGGGCAAGCGTGGCAACAAGAAACTCCACGGATGGGAGTTCGACCGCTTCACCACGTTACTCGAATACAAGGCCGAAGAACACGGTATCCTCGTTGACCGTGTTTCAGAGCGAGATACGTCGAAGACGTGTTCGTGCTGTGGGCGAAAGCGTGACGCGAACCGTGTGGAGCGTGGCTTGTACGTTTGTGAGTCGTGCGGAACGACGATGAATGCGGACGTGAATGGTGCGGTGAACATTCGCAGAAAGATAACTCAGAATCCTCCGACGGAGGATATGGGTAACGGTCGTTTGGCACGGCCAGCAGTCCACCTGTTCAACCAAACCTCGGGGCGTTTCGCACCGAGCGAACAGGCGAGTTGCGAACCCTGA
- a CDS encoding branched-chain amino acid transaminase, giving the protein MSFDEMDVDTIWQDGEFVDWDDAQIHVLTHGLHYGTGVFEGVRCYDTEKGPAIFRWEEHLERFYQSGKPYNMEIPFSREELTEATLELIRRQDLQSCYIRPIAFYGYDSLGVSPRDCPVDVAIAAWPWGTYLGENALEQGVDVMVSSWRKHSSSQIPTNAKTTGLYVNSLLAGEEARRNGYVEAIVLNKEGQVAEGPGENIFLVRDGEIYTPGLSQSILDGITRQTAITLARELGYTVHDDATISRGELNTADELFFTGTAAEVTPIRKVDNVVIGDGSRGPVTEELQQAFFDLVERRTDDHEEWFTYVE; this is encoded by the coding sequence ATGAGCTTCGACGAGATGGACGTCGATACGATCTGGCAGGACGGCGAGTTCGTCGACTGGGACGACGCGCAGATCCACGTCCTGACACACGGCCTCCACTACGGGACGGGCGTCTTCGAGGGCGTCCGCTGTTACGACACCGAAAAGGGACCGGCAATCTTCCGCTGGGAGGAGCACCTCGAGCGCTTCTACCAGTCGGGCAAGCCGTACAACATGGAGATTCCCTTCTCGCGGGAGGAACTGACCGAAGCGACGCTGGAACTCATCCGCCGGCAGGACCTCCAGTCGTGTTACATCCGGCCCATCGCCTTCTACGGCTACGATTCGCTCGGCGTGAGTCCGCGTGACTGCCCCGTCGACGTCGCCATCGCGGCGTGGCCGTGGGGGACGTACCTCGGTGAGAACGCGCTGGAACAGGGCGTCGACGTCATGGTCTCGTCGTGGCGCAAGCACTCCTCGAGTCAGATTCCGACCAACGCGAAGACGACTGGTCTCTACGTCAACTCGCTTCTCGCCGGCGAGGAAGCGCGCCGAAACGGCTACGTCGAGGCCATCGTCCTCAACAAGGAGGGCCAGGTCGCGGAGGGGCCGGGCGAGAACATCTTCCTCGTCCGCGACGGCGAGATTTACACCCCGGGGCTCTCTCAGAGTATCCTCGACGGCATCACCCGCCAGACCGCCATCACCCTCGCGCGCGAACTTGGCTACACCGTCCACGACGACGCCACCATCTCCCGTGGCGAACTCAACACCGCCGACGAACTGTTCTTCACCGGCACGGCGGCGGAAGTGACGCCCATCCGCAAGGTCGACAACGTCGTCATCGGCGACGGCTCGCGCGGGCCGGTGACCGAAGAACTCCAGCAGGCGTTCTTCGACCTCGTGGAGCGTCGTACCGACGACCACGAGGAGTGGTTCACGTACGTCGAGTAG
- a CDS encoding DUF502 domain-containing protein: MSSWRRDFASGLVVLVPILVILFVVNWLYTQIASLPIIRDINQPLGFGVLIAIVVFAMLVLSVGYLMRTTAGRLFEAGLDNVMNRVPLVRVLYNASKLAVETALTGTEDLQKPVRLEVWPGVRMTAFKTGKRTKDGREVLFMPTAPNITTGFVMEVESEDITETDERVEEALTRILSAGFAEETHGVEIDVHEEDSSDGESSGSVDITTESGTGSGSQSSQS; the protein is encoded by the coding sequence ATGTCCTCATGGAGACGTGATTTCGCGTCGGGGCTCGTCGTCTTGGTCCCGATACTCGTCATCTTGTTCGTCGTCAACTGGCTCTACACACAGATCGCGTCTCTCCCGATCATTCGCGACATCAACCAGCCGCTCGGGTTCGGCGTTCTCATCGCCATCGTCGTCTTCGCGATGCTCGTGCTCTCGGTTGGCTATCTGATGCGCACGACCGCCGGTCGGCTCTTCGAGGCCGGCCTCGACAACGTGATGAACCGCGTCCCCCTCGTGCGCGTGCTCTACAACGCCTCCAAACTCGCCGTCGAGACGGCGCTCACGGGGACCGAAGACCTCCAGAAGCCCGTCCGGCTGGAAGTGTGGCCCGGCGTGCGGATGACCGCGTTCAAGACGGGCAAACGGACCAAAGACGGCCGCGAGGTGCTGTTCATGCCCACGGCGCCGAACATCACGACGGGGTTCGTGATGGAGGTCGAGTCCGAAGACATCACCGAGACCGACGAACGCGTCGAGGAGGCGCTGACGCGCATCCTCTCTGCGGGCTTCGCCGAGGAGACACACGGCGTCGAAATCGACGTCCACGAGGAGGACAGCTCCGACGGCGAGTCGTCGGGGTCGGTCGACATCACGACCGAATCGGGAACCGGATCGGGATCGCAGTCCTCGCAGTCGTAG
- a CDS encoding DUF120 domain-containing protein produces the protein MSESAQTPAVGHDELAALRRVALDGGLTGPIKISCSGLAAGLETSGQTASRRLQRLDEAGYLDRDVVSDGQWVSVTDAGEAALRAEYAAYRTLFESPESVTLEGSVTGGMGEGKHYISLPGYMSQFRERLGYEPYPGTLNVDLTPDSVRTRAGIRSLDAVPIDAWEDDERTFGSATCYAARLTADGETYEGAHIIVPDRTHHDETQLEVIAPDRLRDALGVGDGDDVVVTVEEVQ, from the coding sequence ATGTCAGAATCGGCACAGACGCCGGCCGTCGGTCACGACGAACTCGCCGCCCTCCGGCGGGTTGCGCTCGACGGTGGGCTGACCGGTCCCATCAAAATCTCCTGTTCGGGGCTGGCTGCCGGGTTGGAGACGTCGGGGCAGACCGCATCGCGCCGCCTCCAGCGGCTCGACGAGGCGGGCTATCTCGACCGCGACGTCGTGAGCGACGGCCAGTGGGTGTCGGTCACCGACGCAGGCGAGGCGGCCCTCCGAGCGGAGTACGCCGCGTACCGCACGCTCTTCGAGTCGCCCGAGTCGGTCACGCTCGAGGGGAGTGTCACTGGGGGGATGGGCGAGGGCAAACACTACATCTCCCTGCCGGGGTACATGTCGCAGTTCCGCGAGCGACTCGGGTACGAGCCATACCCCGGGACGCTCAACGTCGACCTCACACCCGACAGCGTGCGGACCCGCGCGGGCATCCGCTCGCTCGACGCCGTTCCCATCGACGCGTGGGAGGACGACGAACGGACGTTCGGCTCGGCGACCTGCTACGCCGCCCGACTCACCGCCGACGGGGAGACGTACGAGGGGGCACACATCATCGTCCCCGACCGAACCCACCACGACGAGACGCAACTGGAGGTCATCGCGCCCGACAGACTCCGTGACGCCCTCGGTGTCGGGGACGGCGACGACGTCGTCGTCACGGTCGAGGAGGTCCAGTGA
- the ribB gene encoding 3,4-dihydroxy-2-butanone-4-phosphate synthase produces the protein MPTTPDTDVNVDADPTATENPVARAVAAFGHGDPVLVHDAADREGETDIIYPASAVTPSAVAHLRNDAGGLVCAALDDRVAETLDLPFLDSTIDHPTAGGHDLGYDSRSSFSLPVNHRDTFTGITDADRSLTITELASVAERVVAGDDYGSDDFAREFRSPGHVHLLRGARGLLDERRGHTELGLALARAADLPPAVVVCEMLDDETGAARSVADARAYAQRNDFVYVEGRDLVDGLS, from the coding sequence ATGCCGACGACCCCGGACACCGACGTGAACGTCGACGCCGACCCCACCGCTACGGAGAACCCGGTCGCCCGCGCCGTCGCGGCGTTCGGCCACGGCGACCCCGTGCTCGTCCACGACGCCGCCGACCGCGAGGGTGAGACCGACATCATCTACCCCGCGAGCGCGGTCACGCCGAGCGCCGTCGCGCACCTCCGGAACGACGCGGGCGGCCTCGTCTGCGCCGCACTCGACGACCGCGTGGCCGAGACACTCGACCTGCCGTTTCTCGACAGTACCATCGACCACCCGACGGCCGGGGGGCACGACCTGGGCTACGACTCGCGCTCGTCGTTCTCGCTGCCGGTGAACCACCGCGACACCTTCACGGGCATCACGGATGCCGACCGCTCGCTGACCATCACGGAGCTGGCCTCGGTCGCCGAACGGGTGGTCGCCGGCGACGACTACGGCTCAGACGACTTCGCCCGCGAGTTCCGCTCGCCCGGGCACGTCCACTTGCTCCGCGGGGCCCGCGGACTCCTCGACGAGCGCCGCGGCCACACCGAACTAGGCCTCGCACTCGCCCGCGCCGCCGACCTCCCGCCCGCGGTGGTCGTCTGTGAGATGCTCGACGACGAGACGGGGGCGGCCCGCTCCGTCGCGGACGCGCGGGCGTACGCCCAGCGCAACGACTTCGTCTACGTCGAGGGTCGTGACCTCGTCGACGGACTGTCGTGA
- the argS gene encoding arginine--tRNA ligase: protein MFRAFRAEVEAAIEAALDSLELPTGDLGVEEPPEDVPATLASSVAFRLAGEVGAPPPKVAADIADAIDPSEYAYVEAVDTQGPYVNFHVTPAYDEATLDAAQDDGYGRLDDQETSVVVEHTSANPTGPVHVGRARNPILGDAIARCLDYAGYDVERHYYVNDAGRQVAVFTWAYETFDEEDLPEPERDRPDYDLVRYYRKGNQWLDEADADRAEAAEAEIESIMQGLEAGDDETFERVGRVVDQVLSGMRQSLERLPAVFDAFVKETEFIRDGSAEDVVARLKADDHSVYEEDAWQLDLSDYGIEKHLVFLRSDGTTLYTTRDLAHHEWKFENFDRAVTVLGEDHKLQAEQLRAALDVLGNDTSKLESTFYSWVNLPEGGMSTREGTGVDLDDLLDEAIARARKEVESRLDTRGRDDDLSEDDIDRIAHQVGIGAVRYDIVSKQPTKSITFEWERALDFEAQSAPYIQYVHARCCGILDEADVEETVDASVLSTPEERALLRVIARFPAQVEQAADDLEPHVIATYAREFAETFNAFYRECPVLSAADAEVRAARLALVRASRHTVANALDVLGVEAPTSM, encoded by the coding sequence ATGTTCAGAGCCTTCCGAGCGGAGGTCGAAGCCGCCATCGAAGCGGCGCTCGACTCGCTCGAACTGCCGACGGGCGACCTCGGCGTCGAGGAACCACCCGAAGACGTCCCTGCCACGCTCGCCTCGAGCGTCGCGTTCCGCCTCGCCGGCGAGGTCGGTGCTCCGCCGCCGAAGGTCGCCGCCGACATCGCCGACGCCATCGACCCGAGCGAGTACGCGTACGTCGAGGCCGTCGACACGCAGGGGCCGTACGTCAACTTCCACGTCACGCCCGCGTACGACGAGGCGACGCTCGACGCCGCCCAGGACGACGGCTACGGCCGTCTCGACGACCAGGAGACGAGCGTCGTCGTCGAGCACACCTCGGCGAACCCGACCGGGCCCGTCCACGTCGGCCGCGCACGCAACCCCATCCTCGGTGACGCCATCGCCCGCTGTCTCGACTACGCCGGCTACGACGTCGAGCGCCACTACTACGTGAACGACGCCGGCCGACAGGTCGCGGTGTTCACCTGGGCGTACGAGACCTTCGACGAGGAGGACCTGCCCGAACCCGAACGCGACCGCCCGGACTACGACCTCGTCCGGTACTACCGGAAAGGGAACCAGTGGCTCGACGAGGCCGACGCGGACCGGGCCGAGGCGGCCGAGGCCGAAATCGAATCCATCATGCAGGGGCTCGAAGCCGGCGACGACGAGACGTTCGAGCGGGTCGGGCGGGTCGTCGACCAGGTGCTGTCGGGGATGCGCCAGTCGCTCGAACGCCTACCGGCGGTGTTCGACGCCTTCGTCAAAGAGACGGAGTTCATCCGCGACGGGAGCGCGGAGGACGTCGTCGCTCGTCTCAAAGCGGACGACCACTCAGTGTACGAGGAAGACGCCTGGCAACTGGACCTTTCGGACTATGGAATCGAGAAACACCTCGTCTTCCTCCGCTCCGACGGGACGACGCTCTACACGACGCGCGACCTCGCCCACCACGAGTGGAAGTTCGAGAACTTCGACCGCGCCGTGACCGTGTTGGGAGAAGACCACAAGCTCCAGGCCGAACAGCTCCGAGCGGCACTGGACGTCCTCGGTAACGACACTTCGAAGCTCGAATCGACGTTCTACTCGTGGGTGAACCTCCCCGAAGGCGGAATGTCCACGCGGGAGGGAACCGGTGTCGACCTCGACGACCTGCTCGACGAGGCCATTGCCCGGGCGCGGAAGGAGGTCGAGTCTCGACTCGACACCCGTGGTCGCGACGACGACCTCTCAGAAGACGACATCGACCGCATCGCCCACCAGGTCGGCATCGGTGCCGTTCGCTACGACATCGTCTCGAAACAGCCGACCAAATCGATCACGTTCGAGTGGGAACGCGCCCTCGACTTCGAGGCGCAGTCCGCGCCGTACATCCAGTACGTCCACGCGCGCTGCTGTGGCATCCTCGACGAGGCCGACGTCGAGGAGACGGTCGACGCCTCGGTTCTCTCGACGCCCGAAGAACGCGCACTCCTTCGAGTCATCGCCCGCTTCCCCGCCCAGGTCGAACAGGCCGCCGATGACCTCGAACCGCACGTCATCGCGACCTACGCCCGCGAGTTCGCCGAGACGTTCAACGCGTTCTACCGCGAGTGTCCCGTGCTCTCCGCGGCGGATGCGGAGGTCCGCGCGGCCCGCCTCGCGCTCGTCCGCGCGTCGCGACACACCGTCGCGAACGCCCTTGACGTCCTCGGCGTCGAGGCCCCGACGTCGATGTGA
- a CDS encoding nucleotide-binding protein, whose amino-acid sequence MGRVYAIASAKGGVGKTTTTAKLGASLAAAGHRVAVVDADIGMPNLGRMLGVSPDGPTLHDVLAGEADPLDAVYEGPEGLAVVPGSSSLGAYAKADPRGLDRVLDALSAYDLVLVDTGAGLSHDTLFPLGLADAVVLVSTPSPDALGDTKKTDQLAARVGVPVAGLVLARVDPAHVDVEATVADVGVDLLGVVPEDRALGNETGDDPAATPHADADTPAAAAYRTLADAITADAMGEAFDEAAVAVGRGDSEPTDTEDVGGTDADGEASEGDTGEDDAREAEDEVPAGGIDAAHDVSEPSGLDVASLLDESTDDTDDLDVASLFDEGDDRDDSGDDGDDDDEEVAGGSRGGGIASALADAEAGAGADATDSAVAAPDAVPDADTDSDADTDTDSNAPDDDTPVADVVDEAEPDASFEAEAADEDVSVTADEAAGIPDAEADRPADPTDAPTSAVSTDSDGDAVDADGGADADAESEAGPEVDADGDASTDTDSDADESDDVAESDEKRGLFKRFFG is encoded by the coding sequence ATGGGACGGGTGTACGCCATCGCGAGCGCGAAAGGCGGGGTCGGCAAGACGACCACGACAGCGAAGCTGGGGGCGAGTCTCGCCGCCGCCGGCCACCGGGTCGCCGTCGTCGACGCCGACATCGGGATGCCGAACCTCGGGCGGATGCTCGGCGTCTCGCCCGACGGCCCGACGCTGCACGACGTGCTCGCGGGCGAGGCGGACCCGCTCGACGCCGTCTACGAGGGCCCGGAGGGGTTGGCCGTCGTCCCCGGCTCGTCGTCGCTCGGCGCGTACGCGAAGGCCGACCCGCGCGGACTCGACCGCGTCCTCGACGCGCTCTCCGCGTACGATCTGGTCCTCGTCGATACCGGCGCAGGGCTGAGCCACGACACCCTCTTTCCGCTCGGCCTCGCCGACGCGGTCGTGCTGGTGTCGACGCCGTCGCCCGACGCCCTCGGCGATACGAAGAAGACCGACCAACTCGCCGCGCGTGTCGGGGTCCCGGTCGCCGGGCTCGTGCTCGCCCGCGTGGACCCGGCACACGTCGACGTCGAGGCGACGGTGGCCGACGTCGGCGTCGACCTCCTCGGGGTCGTCCCCGAGGACCGCGCGCTCGGCAACGAGACCGGCGACGACCCGGCCGCGACCCCCCACGCCGACGCCGACACGCCGGCCGCGGCCGCCTACCGGACGCTGGCCGACGCGATTACCGCCGACGCGATGGGCGAGGCGTTCGACGAGGCCGCCGTCGCCGTGGGGAGGGGCGACAGCGAGCCCACGGACACCGAAGACGTCGGCGGCACGGACGCGGACGGGGAGGCGAGCGAGGGTGACACAGGCGAGGACGACGCGCGCGAAGCCGAGGATGAGGTTCCGGCGGGCGGCATCGACGCGGCGCACGACGTCTCCGAGCCGAGCGGCCTGGACGTCGCATCGCTCCTCGACGAGAGCACCGACGACACGGACGACCTGGACGTCGCGTCGCTCTTCGACGAGGGGGACGATCGCGACGACAGTGGCGACGATGGCGACGACGACGACGAGGAGGTCGCCGGCGGGAGTCGCGGTGGCGGTATCGCCTCGGCGCTCGCAGACGCGGAGGCGGGTGCCGGGGCGGACGCGACCGACTCGGCTGTCGCTGCCCCCGATGCGGTCCCGGACGCAGACACGGATTCGGATGCGGATACGGACACGGATTCGAACGCACCTGACGACGACACCCCGGTGGCCGACGTGGTCGACGAGGCCGAACCCGACGCGTCCTTCGAGGCCGAAGCGGCCGACGAGGACGTGTCCGTCACGGCCGACGAGGCGGCCGGTATCCCCGACGCCGAGGCCGACCGGCCGGCGGACCCCACCGATGCACCCACCTCGGCGGTGTCGACCGATTCCGATGGCGACGCTGTCGACGCCGACGGGGGGGCCGATGCGGACGCCGAATCCGAAGCCGGACCCGAAGTCGACGCCGACGGCGACGCGTCGACGGACACGGATTCGGACGCCGACGAGAGTGACGACGTCGCGGAGTCAGACGAGAAGCGAGGGCTGTTCAAGCGCTTCTTCGGCTGA